The Apodemus sylvaticus chromosome 4, mApoSyl1.1, whole genome shotgun sequence nucleotide sequence AGGACTAGATAGCAGgagataatcaaactcagggttgaaaccAATAAAATACAGACAACAACCTATACAAAGGTTCaacaagagttggttctttaagaaaatatggacaaacccttatccaaattgactaaaagatggagagagaaaatccaaattaataaatttaGAGACAAAAAGGGGGGCTGACAAACATTcagagaatcataaggacatactttaaaaacctgtgcTGCAGCAAATTGGAACATTTAAAAGAAGTGGATGCACACACAATCACTTAAGTGTTACACAGCTAGTACAGTGTCTTTTAACTGTCTTAAATTTCTTAACTTGACACATTAGGAACTTTAATATATATATcacctaccaaagttaaatcaagatcaggaaGGCAACTTAATTAGATCTCTAGTAAGGTAGAAGCAGTAATTGGAGTCTTCTAAGCAGAACCTGGAAAGATGGCCTatcagagttaagagcactggctactctccTAAACGTCcagagctcaattcccagcatccacatggcagcttacaaccagcCACAACTGTAGTTCCACagtatccaatgccctcttctggggtaaaCATGCGACAAAATAACCATATACAGAAAATACATAATACTTCTAAGAACTAATGCCAATATTCCAACCATTCTATCATGTGTAATTTTTTTATGAGGACCCAAAAACCTTTACTCTAAAACCTAAATAACAAAGAGAATTACAAATCAATTTTCCTTAtcaacatagatgcaaaaattctcaaaatacttgcaaaccaaattcaagaacaaatCTACAGGATCATCTACCACAATGAAGCAGGCCCAGAGACACAAGGATGAttcaacatacataaaatagtatGAAGGACTCAGGATTTTCATACACAAGCACTAAGTGTAACACAGCTAGTACAGTGTCTCTCTGATGCCTCAACTTGATATATTAGGAACTTTACATCAACTCAATTCTTTTTCATTTGGAGGAATTGGACATTTGTGTGGCTCAGTGATCCTTAATACTTGTGTATGACATCTGATCTTTCCTAGTAGCTACTTGTGGGTTTAAATTAAAAACTGCCCAGATTGTAGTGTGACTCCATTCTTCGAAAGCATTTATCAAATTAACTTACAGGTATCTGAGAAGTGTCCAACAAAGGCTGGAACTGAAATCACTTACCAAACAAGTGTCCTCATCAAATTTGTTTCCCCAGATGTAGATATTAGACAGCACGAGGTTTGTTTTCATTGACTGGGAAAGTGCAACAAGCCCTTCTCCCTCTATCTTGTTGCTGACTACAGACAGTCTGTAGGAAAACAATAATGGAGTCTCAAATCCCACAAAGAATGACTAGGTCAGCATCAACACTTACTAAGATTTACTAAGTCCATTTTACTAACAGGTTTTAATGCGGTAATCCAAATACTGCCTCTGTGCAGTCTGTAATCCGAGGCATCTGCTTTCTTAGTGAATGTGTCATGGACCTAGAAAAGGTGCCCTTtctaagtacattttaaaatagtgctcgctgtctgtctctgtctctgtctctctctctttctctctctcctccctccttccctccctctctttctcttatctctctctgatcccagcactcaggtagcAGAAGCAGCTGGATCTTTTGAGTgcaaggacagcctagtctataaaGTGTCTTCCAGGACAGTTGGggttacccagagaaaccctttcttaaaaacaaacaaacaaaaataaaaccagacacaacaCAAGGTTTATTCATGTATTTGGGTACTCTGTCTGCATGATggatacacaccagaagagggcattgaatcctattatagatggttgtgagccaccatatggttgctgggaattgaactcaggacctctggaagaacagccaatgttcttaacctctgagccatctctccaacttctATTTGGTAAATGTTTGAGTAGATTACAAATGTAAGTATTGTGTTAAGTGCTTATGAATTTCTTGTTAAGAGTTTGGGATAAATAAGTTTGGGTGtaggagagatggcccagcagttaagagcaggtgcagctctttcagaggacccaagttctgttcACAGCACACACCGAGGCAGCAAACAACCATGTTTAACTCCAGTTCAaaatctgatcccctcttctggattctgtgtgcacacattcggtgcatgtacaaacaagcaagtaaatacacatgcataaacaaaaagaaatgaaaatttttgtCTATGAACGTGAATATACAAGTATCCTAATAGATTCactcaaatttttaaaagattcaactTAGAATTTTATAGCTATTTTTATcgagtattaaaaaaaaaccatactaACGCTTTAAGGCTCCTGTTGTGGGAAGTTAGAGTTTCACTGAGATACTTTGCGCCTGCATTTTCTATTCTGTTAAAAGAAAGATCTAGTACTTCCAGAGTAGTATTGCTTTTTAGAACATCAGCCAAAAACACCATTCCATCACGAGTTATTTTGTTGCTGGGGAGGAAGCatatttagcaatattttaaaaacacaaaatattattCTTACATTCTTAAGGTACTTGAAAACATTCAGTAAGCTTTCTATTTTAGTTTGCTCAACTTCCAAGGATGAAAATTCACCATGAAATAGTGCTCCCATCTGTCTGACAATCAAGTTATTACAGATATATTACAGTATAAGCTAACCTATCAAATCCTACAGCTGACAATAAAAGCGCATCAACAAGTTATAATTTCCAGTTATAACTGAAAATAATGTCTAACAAACATGACTAAcataatgtatttacatatttatcctCAAGACACTCTCTGCATGATCATGTCCACTATCACGTACCAGCTGACGTCAAGGTAGCGTAGGCTACTGTTCAAATACAGAGCATTGCATAACTGTTGTATACCGAAATTCTTCATGCCGTGTTTGCACATGTGCAGTTCAACAAGGACGTGATTTTGTTTCAACATGTGGCCGATATGGACTGTGGACTCTtcctgaaaatatataaaattcttgTTTCCGATTTTGAAGTATTACATGTCCGTTTTAAAAGCATATATTCTTAAAGTTGGTACAGGgctcattatgtagctcaggctggcctcaatcctGACTCAGTTGCCCCCAGCCTCCAGAGGGCAGGTGTTACAGGCACATCTGGCCTTAAATTCGCTTGTTAGAAATATTATATTGAAACTCTTAGTctagggctggagatatggctcactagtgaagacctgagttcaaattcccccTGTCCATTTGGAAGCTAGGCTCGGCCACATATTCCTGGAACTTCTTTGTTGGCTGCTCAGGCAGATCTTGGGAGCTCATGTCCAATTAGCTTAATACAAACAGTGATTTTTATGTTCGGTGAGAGGCCCTATCTGAAGGCAATAGTGCAGAGAATTATTAAGACCTCTGACTGCCTCTGATCTCTGCATGCACCCTCATAGGCACAGATACACATGAACCCCATAAACAACAAAAGAGTCTACCATTTTGCATTGGCAtactttttaaataacaaaaccaTTATCACTGCCCCCAaataataccacacacacacacacacacacacacacacacacacgtagtatGGGTCTCACCACATagcctgggctgggctggcctCGGAATTCGGCACCCTCCCCTCAGGCACTGTACCACCATGTGTAGGATGTGTACAAAGGAAATATGGACTGTCTTAGAAACAGCGGGAACTTGTGAAACTCAGTAactaaatgacttttaaaaagaagatagtTTGGTTTACAATGACAATAatagttatttttaaaggaaaaccaGCAGAGCTACTTGTTACATGTTACTTCTCTAAACCTTCTTTGCCCCCTCAGTGCGCCTTTGTCACTGATCATCCTCATGGCTTAAGACAAGACACAAAGACACTTCTTACTCTTGAGTGTTTTGAAACCCTCAGCTCTCCTTTCTTGAACTCTCTCCCCTTTAAAGTGATTTCAAGTTCCTGAATATGTTTGCTTCCTGATCTTAAATTTCACAGTCCAGCTGCTCTTAGGCAAAAGGTATGCATGAACACATATATTTTTCCCTTCAAGGATAATTTGCAATCCAAGTAGGACTACATTTTTatcaaaatcaaagcaaaaatgGACCAAGGCAGTTTGGTTAAGAACTCCCTGTAACATTCTGAATGAACAAACCCCTGTATTttgcttgctttaaaaaaaattagacttAATGTCCTCCATGTGGGTGCGGGGAAACttaatctgggtcctctggacaaGTACCTGGTGATCAGAGTcacagagccatctctacagacccattaaatgttgttttcaaaatatgtttatttaagGATCTTGGGTAATTTGTTGAAAGTATCAgattaatatacataatataaccAAAATAATGCCAAATGTTTTGGTTACATGTAGACAGAGTTCAAAAGAAAAGTTGTATACAAGCAAAATAAATGCACTTCCAAATATGAAAAATAGCACTTTAAAATGTGGTTACTTCTCAGTTACATGAAGGAAGAACACTGGGACAGATAATTTTCAATTATGGACAGTACTTTGAACTTTAGGAGAGCTCAAAATTTATTTGAACAGTGAACCTATAAGTTCATTGTTTAAACTAGATACCCTAGACCTTTTCATCTCCTCTTGTTTAGGCCTGTAATAGAAtgagtttgtatgtatgtatgtatgcatgtatgtatgtataactggggatgtgtgtgtgtgtgtgcatatgccacAATGCACacatggtggtcagaggacagcataCAATAATTGGTTCTATTCTCCCACCATGTGGACCCAGAAACTAGAAACTTAACTCCGGTATCAGGAGCTTAGCAGCAGGAGCTCTCTTAACACTGAAGCGTTTTGCCAACCtaagttcttatttttaaagaagaatcccccacaaaagaaagtgaagaaagcagccacattttCGTCTGTCTCCAACGAGAACTTTAATCTATAGATGGGATCAAGTTCAAACTTGCTATACATGCAAAGATGTAATGATTCAGTCATACCAATAAACAGATGATTAAAACAGCTGGCATCGGGCTTATGCCATGGCTTAGGAAACGTTAGGCATACATACTTTCTTTCGTCTGTCTTCACACAGGTTTACCCAGAACCCAAGTTTTGTAAACTTGCTGCTTAAGTAACAGCAGCTATATGTATGCAAGTCACCAAGAAGTAAGATAGTTATACTTTTCCTTTAGCACTTTTCACTTAACAAGCTGCAGTCTTATAAAATTAGGATAAGTCTAAGAATGCAGTGCATCCCTGCGCCTTCAACTCCAATAGGACCTTACTCTTAGTGCCATGACATCACATACAGACCTGTTCTCCATACAGTATAGGCCGGTTCAGGTTGATTCCCTTGATTGCTTGGTTTTGAGTTAGAACTGTAGCAAATGCTATCACACTTTGCAGTCCCTACAAACAGGTAAATCCATTAAGGAAGCTGACTGTATTAATCTTACATTACAATTTCAAGATAACTAACTgagttctgataaaattgtttGTACAAAAGTTAAAACATCTCTTCCCAGAATCGGAACAGTCACTCTTGAGTCTACATAGGCGTTTCTTAACGTTTCAATGGGGGTTTCCTAGGGCTGACTCTGGGCGTACTCCTGGTCCTATGTTTTCTCAAATGAAGAGACGGAGCCCTGGATTCCAGCGAAGCCTCACATACTTATATCCTTGTGCAATCAGTcctttatatttggtttttttattctCTCATAAAATGCATCCCAACCACAGGttcccctctccacccctcccagttccctccacctcccatctcCCCCTGATTCACACCTCCGGCTGCTTTCAgagaagagcagtgtgtgcttctGAGGTTAGTAACACATTTTCCACAGCTCCTTCACGACTCTCCTGACATCTGACTGGAAggaaggcctctcctccctcgtCTCTGATGGACACCACTGAATACACACACCGCCTGCTATGCTAGTAAGTGGCATGCTCTTGCTGCTTCTCATCTGTTGATCATTAAGTCTGAACTCCTTCTGCCTCCAAAAGGTGTCTCCAATTAGTTCGCCTCTGAATGCTTCCATGACTCTTACTCCTGCCTAAGGCTTCCTCTCACACCCAGATGCCAGCAGCGGCTATCCCAGTGGCCCGCTGGTTCCCGCTTGCTGCCCttcacttcaaaaaaaaaaaaacaaaacaaaacaaaaacaaacaaacaaacaaaaaaccccaaaaaaaccaaccaaacaaacaaacaaaaaaaactaatggCCTTTTAAAAGCATGGATCAGATCCAAGTTCCCTCAGCTTTAAGCCTTTTCATGATTAATATTGTGTATCatattcctcctcttctcttctctgcctgTGATCTGTCCACATAGCCTTGTTCTGAACTTCTGTTCTTGGGTACTCTAATTGTCACACAGTCGCCTCCCTGTGGCTTGCCATAGCTTACTGTGGAAGAAGTTTACTACTGTCCTACTGTTTAATTAATAATTGGGGCTTTACTTTTTGCAGTACTGAGGATCACACCCTTGGGTATACTAGGCAGGGACTCGAAATCAGCTATTATTGCTAGctcattttactttttcttttatttttagataaggCCTTGCTAAATTGTCTAGACTGGTTTTTAATTCATCCTGTAATTATTACCTCCTCCCCAACATCAGAGTAATCTTTATTAAAGCACTTTTCTCTGTTGACTGACATTTCCCCCAAGTAAAATACAAAGCCTCTTGAGGGCAGACCATCTCAGATTTTCTGTTGCAACCTTTAAGTGTCGTGCAAGTGATTGCTGTCAATAAGCAAACACTGACCCACTGCTACCCAGAGCTGTAATCGCTGCAGCTTCCTTTTTAATAAGTCCTTCCAAACCATTGCAGATTTTGTGTCCTACAGATTTGATCAATCTGAGGTTGTACAACAGATCTAAAGGTCTCAAGACTTCAAAGCGTGATCAAGAAAGTGAGATTTAGAATTTGAAGACATGAAAAACAAATGCTCATCTCCTCATCTGGTGGATGGAGACCCCTGGCAGCTTTTAGAATCATCACAACTTTCATGGTTCAacatactgaaaatattttctatcagAAGGAATTTATATTAGTGCTGATGAGGCAGTGTTTGCTTAATGTAAATGAGCATGATCTTTTCCTGTGAAGTAACACACAAGTTAAGATGAGTTATGCATAGTTCAGAAATGTCTTTACTATGATAGTTATCTAATATTGCTTTATTAGaaccttttaattttatgtgtacaagCGTGTTGccctcatgtatgtctgtgcaccatgtgaatGTGTGCCCACGAGGCCCGCAGGGGGCGccagatgccctagaactggagttacaaatagttgtgagggccacaggggtgctgggaaccaaaccaggtcctctgtaagagcaatagATGCTTTTAACTACTGTAATCTGATTTTGTTGACTGTCTATATTATTAAGTGAACAGAAAATCTCATTTCCCACCAGGGCAGAGTAACCATTAATAAACTGTCTTGTCAGGGTATCGGCAAATGcatgcaatcccagcacctgggagatggaggaagaattgTGGGCTCAGGCTGGCTTGGGCTACATGCCAGGACCTTCCTGCAAAATCAAACAGCAAACCTCATGATCATCTGCCCGCCATCTTGAATAGCTCTCTATGCGGCCTTCTGGGAGAATGCCCTGCCGCCAGGGTGGTTTTCCTATTAGCTGACTTACCAGGTCACAGTCGCCCAGATCCAATTTCTCTAGGGATGAGTTCATCTGCAGCATTGCAGCAAAAAGCATGCCGCCTGTATTCTCAATCTTATTTCCGGTCATTCTCAAGTAtttaagagttttgtttttctggaaaagaaaaaagaatcgaAACAAGCAAAGTTTTGTTGCTTAAActtgaatccatgaaattctccCTCAATTAAACGAGTCAGAAAGTTGTATTACTATTTGCAAACTTACTTTTATAGAGAGCAAGATATACTCTGTAAAAGTAACATCCAATTTCTCATAATAGCTAAATCTTTTAATAGAAAGAAtgatcaagggctggagagatggctcagtggttaagagcactgattgctcttccagaggtcctgagttcaactcccagcaaccatatggtggctcacaaccatctgtagtaggatccaatgccctcttttggtgtgcctgaagatagcacagtgtattcacatacataaaataaattaaaaaaaaaaaaagaccaagaacCAAATGCCCAGGAAGTAAGGgagtttttaatatgttttcattGGAAATTTTGTAAATCTGCCTCATAAGAAAAATGTATTACTGAGGTGAAGTTCACAAGACACGAGCTGACTATTCTAAAATGTCCAATGGCATTTACCTCCTTCAGCGAGTTCCAAAATACATCCCAtcatccccgaaagtccctcgcGCGCATGTGTGGTGGGGATCAAAACCAGGGCCATGTATGTGCCAGGCAAATGTCCTAtcattgagctacatccccaactCTCAATTTTTCCCATTTATTCTTATCTTATATATACGtgtgcttgcctgcatgtatgtaccaTGCACATGCCCGGTGCCCATGAAGACCACTCGAGTGTTTGGAAGCCCTAGAACTAGAATTAGAGCCAGTTAGGAGCCGTTATGTGTATGCTAGAAActaagcccaggtcctctgcaagagcagaaaatgcaggaaaaaacaaatgtaaaattttatttttagagataaaagaaataaatcttagaagCCAAAAGCCAGCGTTGTCCGAACGCCGTAACACCTCATTAGCAGAGGCACATGACCGGACGGGATCCAGGAGGAGCGCAGCCCCTGAACATGAGGAGTATACTTGTATACTTGCGATGCCTGCATCTGAAAAAGTCCTCCTCAAGCTAATTCATGGAAGATGCCCCTGAGGTCTGAGCTAGCCTGGCCTCCTGGGACCACAGCAGCCTGCATGCCTTCATTGTTGAAGCTGTCAAGAAAACTCCCTTAGCTGCCCCTTTTCCAGCATGGTACCCCGAAGgccctattttatttatttatttatttatttatttatttatttatttattcatttatttatttgggaaatTTACTTTGAGATGAATCTGCATTGCTGCACCCCGGAGTTCTCCACCGGACAGTCTTGTATCCAAGGCAAGGTTTTTATTGTTTGGTGCAAAGTGTGAGGTTTCACTTTCCATAGCCATCCGGCAGTTACAGATGCTCAGTCAGCAAGCGCAGGCTCTGAGCTCCACCCACACCACCTCCGTTCTCCCCCAGGCACTTTCACAGTAAAGCTGACTAAGGCGCCTTCTGAGCAATGGCTGTCTTGCAGCCTGGATGCCATATGGTCTTGAAATTGCCTCGACCAAGCAACTTTGAATTCAGCCTCGCTCGAAACTTTAGGATGCAGAAGATAACTAGATTCTTCACCAGACTATATAACTAACACAAGTGCTCTCCAGCCCAGCGCCTGGTAGAGTCTGTCCCCTCTGAAGCCTCGCCAGCCCTGTCTACtctgcccttctttcttttctttccttatttttaattttatttttattttatggttttgcctgggtgtatgtctgtgcagcagATGCCTGCCTGGTGCACAGAATGTCAGATCCTTTGGGACTGGAATTAGAGACAGGTGTGAATTGGtacgtggctgctgggaaccaaatataggccctctgcaagagcaagtatTCTTTCTAGCCTcctattttttctattgttgtcatcatgtgtgtgtgtgtgtgtaatattcgCATGAGTGTAGGTGTATGTACCCGCCACTGAAAACATGTTgaaggcagaggacagcttgGGGAGTCCATTCTCGACCTCTACCCTGAAGTCCAGAGGATACGATACGCTCAGGTCGCCAAGCTGgcacagcaagtactttactCGCTGATCCATCTCAGCGTCCACATTTCCATTAGCACCCTGGGCTTCCAAACTCCTAACACAGTGACTCATCAAACCCCCACCTACAGACCGTTCTGGGGCCCCCCTAGCTCATGGTGCCAAATGCTTTTACATTCCTTCCATAGGAAGGCTTACAGACTAtatagggtttgtttgtttgtttttacagtaACACTCTCAGTAGCATTTTCTGTATTGTTTACATCTCTTCTTGCTATGACCAAATATCCTGCCAAGAAACAACTTAGAGGAGGAGCTGGTGGTCTTTGGAAACACTGTCCTTGTGGAGAAAGTGTGGCAGGTGGCAGGAGGGGTGAAAGGTGACTTGGTTGGATTGTACCATGGCCAgtatcaaagagagagagagagagagagagacggtgGCATTGCTTTAGAGACAAGGGCTCATCCATGTTGCTTAGACTTGACTTGAGCTCAGTTACCCTCCTAGCAAGcttccctcctgcctctcccttccaagTTCTGAGGTTACACGTGTGCACCACTATAACCCAGCAAAGCTGGTGAGTCATTTTTTTCAATGAGTTTAAAGTTCTCAAGTAGTAGCTGTGCTTTTTGTAAACTGAAACTTTAAAACTCTATattcaaggggctggagaaatggctcagtggagaagAGCGATTGCtcctcctgcagaagacctggtttgtttcccagcaccccacagtggctcacagccatccagtCCCAGGCCATagcagtgccctcttctgacctctgcagacaaaacactcacagaaaacaaaaatgcaaggCTTGAGAGACAGCTCAATAGTTAAAagaactgctcttccagggtaccagttcaattcccagcacccacatggcagctcacaaccgtgtGTAACTTTAGTAACTCCAGAGTATGTGAGTCCATCTTCTAGCTTCTGCAGGTACCAGGTATATAGGCAGGTTttacagacatatgtgcaggcaaaacacctatatacacTATACAGTCTCTATAGTAAGACActatacagtctctctctctctctctctctctctctctctctctctctctcggtctctctgtctctctctctctctctctctctctcacacacacacacacacacacacacacgcgcgcgcgtgtgaaGGCAgacaaaaaattgaaataatgggGTGAGGATGtaataatgaaataatgtaaTAATGAAATAATGGGGTGGGAtcgggatgtaaaatgaataaataaattaatggaaaaaaactGAGACAATATAAGCTCATATGAACTTTGGTTATGCTGTGCCCAAACTACCAGAAGTTAAATTCACCAGTGCCAAATGTAAATGCTTACATGTAGTGCTTTAGCAATCAATTCTCCGCCTTCAGGTCCAATATCATTGAACATAAGGTTTAAGTACGTGATACTTGGTTGTTTCTATaataaggagagaaagaagctaTTACATCTGTACTTACTAGAATCAATCGACCTATGCACACTAATTAAATGTGCTAACAGAATTCTAACAAAGGCAAAGGCTGTTGAAGGGGAGTCAGAGTCACCTTTCTCTTCCAAACACTGCAATTGTAATGTCATTTGAAAGGGAAAGACTCAATTTCCATTGTTTTACCAACAATGGGATGTGTGAACATCTTTGCATACAGGTTTGCAAAAGCCATCTCAGGAGGTCCAGGTATCAGCTCTCCTAGAGCCAAATACAAGTGGGTCCCAGTATTCCCAGCAGATTTAGGAGCCTTTGTATTTTCCACACTCAGTGCTTGGCTAAGTGCGTGGCCTCGTCTTGGCAGGACCATGGGTAAGGACATTTGCTGGCAGCTCGTGATACCTGGAGCAGTTTCGCAGCATAGTAAGCACCAACATCACCAATGAGGTTATACCGCACATCCACACCTGAAACacaaggggtgggggaggcagaaaCTGATATTCCGCACAGAGTACTTAAGTCGGGGAAAGAGAAAAGCGTTTACCAGCAAGCCAACGTACCGCTGATACACGGCTGGTTCCGTAGGGCTTTGGAAAGAAGCCAAAAGTCTTCGCCTGTTAGTCTCTGTCCTGAGACTAAGCGACTGTTACCCCCAATGTTTACGGTGATCTTTTCTTTGGGTCTGTCAAAATAAAGGAGAcaaaatgaggaggaggacaaTGCTGACCCAAAGCATGAAACCCTTCCAATGTCAGTAATATGGCTTTGAAATCCAGGCTAGCACAGCCAATCTCTCatcatttcatttctctttcacagccccactgcccccccc carries:
- the Lrrc34 gene encoding leucine-rich repeat-containing protein 34, whose protein sequence is MEKLEAQYCYFCSENIRKTNPIILSILQKLDEEIEKRPKEKITVNIGGNSRLVSGQRLTGEDFWLLSKALRNQPCISGVDVRYNLIGDVGAYYAAKLLQKQPSITYLNLMFNDIGPEGGELIAKALHKNKTLKYLRMTGNKIENTGGMLFAAMLQMNSSLEKLDLGDCDLGLQSVIAFATVLTQNQAIKGINLNRPILYGEQEESTVHIGHMLKQNHVLVELHMCKHGMKNFGIQQLCNALYLNSSLRYLDVSCNKITRDGMVFLADVLKSNTTLEVLDLSFNRIENAGAKYLSETLTSHNRSLKALSVVSNKIEGEGLVALSQSMKTNLVLSNIYIWGNKFDEDTCLAYSNLIKSGRLKPDDTDVEPYVVDEHTYLSEVSNGLKRHYYWTPTYGGAYMPSSSAGFALVPVGDRL